In Desulfosudis oleivorans Hxd3, the DNA window CCTTTGGGTGCACCATGGAAAAAAGTTCCCGGTAGCAGTATTTCACGCAAAGCATGATGCGAATGCACTTCATGCCGCCGCCGGTGGAGCCGGCCGAGGCACCGACAAACATGCAGATAAAGAGAATCAGCTGGGAGAGGGCCGGCCATGTCTCATAGTCGGCGGTGGCAAAACCGGTGGTGGTGATAATGGACACCACCTGAAAGGCGCCGTACCGAAGAGACTGGCCGATGGTTTCATAGGCCCGGCCATGCAGATCAAGGCTGACCACGGCTGTCAGGCAGAGCACCAGCACCAGAAAAAAACGGCACTCCGGATTTTTCCAGAAGGCCAGGGTGTTTCCCCGGAGCATCTGGTAGTGCAGAGAAAAATTGACGCCTGCCAGCAGCATGAAAAGCGCCACCACCCAGTCGAGGTAGGCGCTGTTGTAAGCGGCGATGGAAAGGTTCTGTGTGGAAAAACCGCCGGTGGGCATGGTGGTAAAGGCGTGGCACACCGCGTCAAACAGACTCATGCCCCCCACCTTCAGCAGAAACACCTGGGCGACGGAGATCAGCAGATAGACCCGCCAAAGGGTTTTGGCGGTGTCCCGAATGCGGGGCTGAAGCTTGTCCACCACCGGGCTGGGCACCTCGGCCTTGTAAAGCTGCATGCCGCCCACGCCCAGAAAGGGGAGAATGGCCACGGAGAGCACGATGATGCCCATGCCGCCCAGCCACTGGATCATGCTGCGCCAGAACAAAAAACCCCTTTCAAGCCCTTCGATATTGGAGAGCACCGAGGCCCCGGTGGTGGTAAACCCTGAAATAGATTCGAAAAGGGCGTTGGTAAAAGACGGGATGGCGTTGCCGAAATAGAACGGCAGGGCGCCGAAAAAGCCGGCTCCGGCCCAGCAGAAGGCCACAATGGCCATGCCTTCCCGGTGGGAGATCATCTCTCCCCGGCCGGCCCGGAAGCCGGCGATCAGCAGTAACCCGCAGCTTACGGTGACGGCCATGGCGTAGACAAAGGGCCAGACCCCGGCCTCGCCGAAATAAAGGCTGACACCCAGGGGAAGGACCATGCACAGACCGATCCAGACCAGCAGATAGCCGGTGATATAAAAAATTCGGGGCCAGCTCATTTAGAAAAACTCCAGCTTGACGGAAAGCAGTTTTTCGATTTTAGGCACGGTTTCCCGCTGGGCGAAAATAATCACCCGGTCGTTGGGAGCGATAACGGTTTCCCCGGAAGGCACGATGATCTCCTGGTCCCGGACCACGCCCACCACCAGGGACCCCTTGGGCATGGAGATCTTTCGCAGGGGCGCGCCCACCAGCTCCGAGGTGGACAGGGCCATGGCTTCGATCACCTCGGCCTGCTCCCCCTTCAGGGAGATGGCCGAAAGCACCCGGCCTTTTCGAATGTGCTGCAGAATACTGTTGATGGCCGACAGCCGGGAGCTGATAATCTGTTCGATGCCGATGGTGGCCATCAGGGGAATATAGGTGAACTTGGAGATCTTGGTAATGGTGTTGGCGGCTCCCAGCCGTTTGGCCAGCAGGGAGATCAGAATGTTGGTCTGTTCGTCGCTGGTCAGGCTGGCCACAACATCCATGTCCGCGATGTTCTCTTCGGTTAACAGTTCCTGGTCCGATCCGTCGCCGTGAAGCACCACGGCCCGGGTCATCTTCTCGGCCAGCTGGGCGCACCGGTCCGGGTTGGACTCAATGATCTTGACCTTGATGTCTTCCTTTTCCAGGCGCATGGCCAGCCGGGCCCCCACCCGGCCCCCGCCCACGATCATCACCCTTTTGACCGGCTTCAGGGGTTTTCCAAAAAGGTTTAATGAATTGGCCAGCTTCTCCTTCTCACTGATAAAATAGACCAGGTCGTTGGCCATCAGCCGACTGTCGCCCCGGGGAACGATCATCTTTTCGTTTCGCACAATAGCGGCCACCAGGAAGTTGCTGTCCCCGGTTTTTACCGAAACCTCGGAAAGGCGCTGGCCGTTGAGGACCGAACTGTTGTCCAGGCGCAGGCCCACCAGCTTGAGCCGGCCGTCGGCCAGGTCCTCCACCTCCACGGCCCCGGATACGCTGATCAGCCGCTCTATAGTTTTGACTACCTCGATTTCCGGGTTGATGACGGTGTCGATGTGGGG includes these proteins:
- a CDS encoding TrkH family potassium uptake protein, producing MSWPRIFYITGYLLVWIGLCMVLPLGVSLYFGEAGVWPFVYAMAVTVSCGLLLIAGFRAGRGEMISHREGMAIVAFCWAGAGFFGALPFYFGNAIPSFTNALFESISGFTTTGASVLSNIEGLERGFLFWRSMIQWLGGMGIIVLSVAILPFLGVGGMQLYKAEVPSPVVDKLQPRIRDTAKTLWRVYLLISVAQVFLLKVGGMSLFDAVCHAFTTMPTGGFSTQNLSIAAYNSAYLDWVVALFMLLAGVNFSLHYQMLRGNTLAFWKNPECRFFLVLVLCLTAVVSLDLHGRAYETIGQSLRYGAFQVVSIITTTGFATADYETWPALSQLILFICMFVGASAGSTGGGMKCIRIMLCVKYCYRELFSMVHPKAVTHVKIGGKTVPDEVMRSVLGFLCLYVLIFIACSFLLAAMGVDAVTSAAAVAASIGNIGPGFGAVGPLDNYANIPVMGKWLLMWCMLLGRLEIYTILILLVPEFWRK
- the trkA gene encoding Trk system potassium transporter TrkA, with protein sequence MKILIIGAGEVGFHIANRLSAENKNVVVVDKNPDALRRVTEYTDVQTVVGSGSSPAVLEEAGIKEAEIILAVTDSDETNLVACLTADILSPSTKKLARVRNADFDPYHEIFREKAPHIDTVINPEIEVVKTIERLISVSGAVEVEDLADGRLKLVGLRLDNSSVLNGQRLSEVSVKTGDSNFLVAAIVRNEKMIVPRGDSRLMANDLVYFISEKEKLANSLNLFGKPLKPVKRVMIVGGGRVGARLAMRLEKEDIKVKIIESNPDRCAQLAEKMTRAVVLHGDGSDQELLTEENIADMDVVASLTSDEQTNILISLLAKRLGAANTITKISKFTYIPLMATIGIEQIISSRLSAINSILQHIRKGRVLSAISLKGEQAEVIEAMALSTSELVGAPLRKISMPKGSLVVGVVRDQEIIVPSGETVIAPNDRVIIFAQRETVPKIEKLLSVKLEFF